The DNA region GCGGCGCGATGGACGTTGCTGGCGTCGTTTGCGGATGAGATCGATGCGTTTCGGGCGGTGAAGGTTTTGTTCGGGCTACGCGTGCAACCGGCGATCTGCGAGTTTCTGGATCGTTACAGCGTGCAGTGCGCGGAGGCGAAGACGGGGAAGACGGTTTTTGAGGGGCAGGCGGGGAAGCCGGTGATGTTGATCGAACTGGCCGGGACGCCGAGCGAGGTGGCCGATCAGAAGGCGGTAGTCGTTGCGTGGGCACAGGCGAACACTGCGGCGTTTCGCGAGGCGCGGGATCGCGCGGAAGCGGATGAACTCTGGAGCGTGCGGCGGAAGTGCTCAGGCGCGATGTTCGCGCTCGGCGATGCAAAGCTCAACGAGGACATTGTGGTGCCGCTCAGGAGTTATGAGAAGTTCGCGGTGTTTCTAGATAAGCTGCGGAAGAAGTCGCGGCTGCCGATCCCGACATTTGGGCATCTCGGCGATGGGAATCTGCACGTGAACATCATGTACCATCGCGAGAATCACGCGGAGTATCTGCGCGCGGAGAAGGCGGTGGAGGAGTTGATGAAGGGCGTCGTGGCGCTGGGCGGGGCGATCTCGGGCGAGCACGGGATAGGGCTGGCGAAGTCGCCGTTTTTGCGGATGCAGCATTCGGCGGCGGAGATCAAAGCGATGAAGGCGGTGAAGGACGCGCTCGATCCGAAAGGGATTTTGAATCCGGGGAAAATGTTCGAGGTGTTCA from Nibricoccus aquaticus includes:
- a CDS encoding FAD-binding oxidoreductase, which produces MKVSKKIATATIQLRRQLGARVATSEDARFAASFDGSKLSFLPAAVVFPKKEADIGVVLALANKHGVPVTVRGGGTSLTGSGSPLRGGWVVDVSKWDKVTIDAEAGMATVQPGAKVAAIHAAAEAAGWFYPPDPASKQYSTIGGNIACNAGGMHGGRYGVTRDFVLALRGFLPTGEAVKWGAPTKKFSAGFNLRDLWIGSEGMLGVITEATLKLIPLPAARWTLLASFADEIDAFRAVKVLFGLRVQPAICEFLDRYSVQCAEAKTGKTVFEGQAGKPVMLIELAGTPSEVADQKAVVVAWAQANTAAFREARDRAEADELWSVRRKCSGAMFALGDAKLNEDIVVPLRSYEKFAVFLDKLRKKSRLPIPTFGHLGDGNLHVNIMYHRENHAEYLRAEKAVEELMKGVVALGGAISGEHGIGLAKSPFLRMQHSAAEIKAMKAVKDALDPKGILNPGKMFEVFKVWEHPRLKIELPWDHK